In Lycium ferocissimum isolate CSIRO_LF1 chromosome 11, AGI_CSIRO_Lferr_CH_V1, whole genome shotgun sequence, a single genomic region encodes these proteins:
- the LOC132036095 gene encoding uncharacterized protein LOC132036095, with product MGREGDWECSSCGNRNYAFRCFCNRCKQPRLLVDNNTPLDSKWLPRIGDWICSGCTNNNYASREKCKKCGQPKEVAAMPAIAIPGASLPTHPNYFARAQGGVEQRLNIGLLVNGALQQQHPSSCNWSLGEAGKYENQPADRYRLLQTPGVPYASQTSQLLPVPNGWRNGDWLCSCGFHNYSSRAQCKKCNASAPPASSSALGSTPITALGTKRLASEELVHDWDNKRLNAGHTFRYQQGYPGAERMGGSGGNQLTAISTTFPRENSTMLPLQVNLQIPHIPAAPTLLGKGAKQWRDGDWMCTNCNNHNYASRSNCNRCKSERDVPAQPVSVA from the exons ATGGGGCGAGAAGGAGATTGGGAGTGTAGTAGTTGTGGCAATAGGAACTACGCATTTAGATGTTTCTGCAACAGATGTAAACAACCTCGTCTCCTCGTTGACAACAACACTCCTCTTGATTCCAAATGGCTTCCTCGTATTGGCGATTGGATCTGCTCCG GTTGCACTAACAACAATTATGCATCGCGAGAAAAGTGCAAAAAATGTGGACAACCGAAGGAGGTAGCAGCAATGCCAGCAATTGCAATCCCTGGAGCATCTCTCCCAACTCATCCAAATTATTTTGCCAGGGCACAAGGAGGAGTGGAACAAAGGTTGAACATTGGGTTGTTAGTaaatggagctctccaacagCAACATCCCTCGAGCTGTAACTGGTCTTTAGGGGAGGCTGGTAAATATGAAAACCAGCCTGCTGATCGATATAGACTGCTGCAAACTCCTGGAGTTCCATATGCAAGCCAAACGAGTCAACTGCTACCAGTTCCAAATGGATGGCGTAATGGTGACTGGCTCTGCAGTTGTGGCTTTCACAACTACTCTTCTCGAGCTCAG TGCAAAAAATGCAATGCTTCTGCACCTCCAGCTTCATCGTCTGCTCTTGGAAGTACCCCTATTACAG CCCTTGGAACAAAACGATTAGCATCTGAGGAACTTGTTCATGATTGGGACAACAAGAGGCTGAATGCAGGGCAT ACATTTAGGTATCAGCAAGGCTATCCAGGAGCAGAAAGGATGGGTGGTTCAGGGGGAAATCAACTAACTGCTATCTCAACAACATTTCCTAGAGAAAATTCAACGATGCTTCCTTTGCAAGTCAACCTGCAGATTCCTCATATACCAGCAGCCCCTACACTCCTTGGCAAAGG GGCAAAGCAATGGCGTGATGGGGACTGGATGTGCACAAATTGCAATAATCATAATTACGCATCTCGATCAAATTGTAATCG GTGCAAAAGTGAGAGAGACGTGCCAGCTCAACCTGTTAGTGTTGCATAG